A single genomic interval of Musa acuminata AAA Group cultivar baxijiao chromosome BXJ3-4, Cavendish_Baxijiao_AAA, whole genome shotgun sequence harbors:
- the LOC135635429 gene encoding UPF0481 protein At3g47200-like — protein MSNAEEKFEIITSEEWLSSLKKRVDETKWMDWRTDGPTIFKVPGIFQEANSNAYKPRMVSLGPYHHRNIHLKAMEDLKWHYLQKFLGRNPGKSLEDYIEQIKKRELEARMAYSEKVAMTSDEFVQMMLLDCCFVIEIIHSYVEKREEKEEAVDKQIRCTRSWFRTARPMHSVAAQPRPLMHSMAMRPTYSVLARPIPMLGNQLRTDEKATEAEHNPITSTWYTLPVVVQDMLMLENQLPFVLLQTLFHSAFPKSPDRLENWIFEFVSKFVKSKIENPTNISDVKIHHILHLLHCCLDPSKIRDGGKPPSSLWHKPNWNNLRLSREDNHPTPLLKWIPSATQLMEAGVHFRKKEATNFLDITFQNGKMEIPLLQVDDDTETFLRNLIAFEQCSKNVSLHVTAYAALMDCIINTAADVALLQQHGIILSGLGDGKQVADLFNKLCKEVTLDYEKSYVSGIYKDVNKHWTNKYNQWRARLNHDYFSNPWAVISVFAAILLFGLAITQTIYSALSYVRPPN, from the coding sequence ATGAGTAATGCAGAGGAGAAGTTCGAGATAATTACAAGTGAGGAATGGTTAAGCTCGTTGAAGAAGAGGGTAGACGAAACAAAATGGATGGATTGGCGCACCGATGGGCCGACCATCTTCAAAGTCCCTGGAATCTTTCAAGAGGCAAATTCGAATGCATATAAGCCCAGGATGGTGTCGCTCGGCCCCTACCACCATCGCAACATACACCTGAAAGCTATGGAAGATCTGAAATGGCACTACCTCCAGAAATTCCTGGGCCGAAACCCCGGCAAATCACTGGAAGACTACATCGAGCAGATAAAAAAAAGAGAGCTCGAGGCACGTATGGCCTATTCAGAAAAAGTGGCCATGACTAGTGATGAGTTCGTTCAGATGATGCTGCTTGACTGCTGTTTCGTGATCGAGATCATACACTCGTATGTGGAAAaacgagaagaaaaagaagaagccgTAGATAAACAAATTAGATGTACGCGGTCATGGTTCCGCACTGCGCGACCGATGCATTCCGTGGCCGCCCAACCGCGGCCACTGATGCATTCCATGGCCATGCGACCGACGTATTCCGTGTTGGCGCGACCGATTCCGATGTTAGGAAACCAGCTTAGAACGGATGAGAAAGCAACAGAAGCTGAGCATAATCCAATTACAAGCACGTGGTACACTCTACCAGTGGTCGTGCAAGACATGCTGATGCTGGAAAACCAGCTTCCTTTCGTTCTCCTCCAGACTCTGTTCCACTCGGCTTTTCCTAAATCACCTGATCGCCTAGAAAATTGGATATTCGAATTCGTCAGCAAATTCGTGAAAAGCAAGATTGAGAATCCCACCAATATCAgcgatgtgaaaattcaccatatACTTCATCTTTTGCATTGTTGCCTTGACCCATCAAAGATACGAGATGGCGGTAAACCTCCCTCATCCCTCTGGCACAAGCCTAACTGGAACAACTTACGTCTCTCTCGAGAAGATAACCACCCAACTCCCCTGCTGAAATGGATTCCAAGTGCGACGCAGCTGATGGAGGCTGGAGTACATTTTAGGAAGAAGGAGGCCACGAACTTCTTGGACATCACCTTTCAGAACGGTAAGATGGAGATCCCCTTACTTCAGGTAGATGACGACACCGAGACCTTCCTCAGGAACCTCATAGCATTCGAGCAGTGCTCCAAGAATGTCAGTCTTCATGTCACGGCCTACGCGGCTCTCATGGATTGCATCATCAACACCGCCGCCGACGTCGCGTTGCTCCAGCAACATGGGATCATCCTTAGCGGTTTGGGCGACGGCAAGCAAGTCGCTGATCTATTCAACAAACTTTGCAAGGAGGTGACGTTGGACTACGAGAAAAGTTATGTTTCAGGCATCTACAAAGATGTCAACAAGCACTGGACCAACAAATACAACCAATGGCGAGCGAGGCTTAATCATGATTACTTCAGTAATCCTTGGGCGGTCATCTCGGTGTTTGCAGCTATCTTGCTCTTCGGTCTCGCCATAACGCAGACCATCTATTCTGCTCTGAGCTATGTTCGACCGCCAAATTAG